A window of Komagataella phaffii GS115 chromosome 1, complete sequence contains these coding sequences:
- a CDS encoding Mitochondrial phenylalanyl-tRNA synthetase alpha subunit, active as a monomer: MNRSVFRFARYFSTKKVPTSVTVNGQTYATDSWTNVPASIVALTDRQLHLDQNHPIGILRSLIENSFKGMGYTFYNNFKPVVTTFENFDVLGFPENHPGRSKSDTYYINEKTLLRTHTSAHEHECFQKCSTPGYFISADVYRRDEIDRTHYPAFHQMEGARIWSRSELGDSLHEKLRQDIASIPKVDIIVEDPNPAFSDATNPKQSYMTDVETDLVSQHLKRTLELLVNQVFNEAKKSAKLAGSEEPYLNEPLRVRWIEAYFPWTAPSYEIEVWWKGEWLEVCGCGVVREQVLTNSGIEDTIGWAFGVGLDRIAMLLFGIPDIRLFWTLDERFSSQFTKGSITTFKPYSKYPGTTRDVSFWLPDTDKLPLHENDLMEIVRDTAGDLVESVKLVDQFVHPKTGRKSQCYRINYQSMDRSLTNDEINVYQERVRDILSSTYEIELR, translated from the coding sequence ATGAACAGGTCGGTGTTCAGGTTTGCGAGGTACTTTTCGACTAAGAAGGTGCCAACAAGTGTCACTGTTAATGGCCAAACTTATGCCACCGACAGCTGGACCAATGTGCCCGCAAGTATCGTGGCCTTGACGGATCGTCAACTTCATCTGGACCAAAATCATCCAATTGGAATACTACGAAGTCTAATAGAAAATTCGTTCAAAGGTATGGGATACACTTTCTATAATAACTTCAAACCAGTGGTTACAACgtttgaaaattttgacGTTTTGGGATTCCCAGAAAATCACCCAGGAAGGTCAAAGTCAGACACCTACTACATCAATGAAAAAACACTGTTGAGAACGCATACCTCCGCCCACGAGCACGAATGCTTCCAGAAATGCTCAACTCCCGGTTATTTCATCTCTGCTGATGTTTATAGACGAGATGAGATTGACAGAACGCATTATCCGGCTTTCCACCAAATGGAAGGTGCTCGTATCTGGAGTCGTTCAGAGCTCGGGGATTCATTGCATGAAAAATTACGCCAGGACATAGCTTCCattccaaaagttgacaTAATAGTGGAAGATCCAAACCCTGCTTTCAGTGATgcaacaaatccaaaacAGTCTTACATGACTGATGTTGAGACGGATCTGGTATCTCAACATCTGAAAAGAACCCTTGAACTTCTGGTCAACCAGGTCTTCAACGAGGCCAAAAAATCTGCGAAGTTGGCAGGATCCGAAGAACCATACTTGAACGAACCATTACGTGTCAGATGGATAGAAGCTTATTTCCCTTGGACAGCTCCTAGTTACGAGATTGAGGTCTGGTGGAAGGGAGAATGGTTAGAGGTCTGCGGCTGTGGAGTCGTGAGAGAACAAGTTCTGACGAATTCTGGTATTGAAGACACCATTGGTTGGGCTTTTGGTGTTGGTCTAGATCGAATTGCTATGCTCTTGTTTGGTATTCCCGATATTAGATTGTTCTGGACTCTTGATGAGAGATTTAGCTCGCAATTTACTAAAGGCTCGATCACTACTTTCAAACCGTATTCCAAATACCCAGGAACTACTCGTGacgtttctttttggcttCCGGATACCGACAAACTACCTCTGCACGAGAACGACTTGATGGAGATTGTCAGAGACACAGCTGGTGATTTGGTAGAAAGCGTCAAATTGGTGGATCAGTTCGTGCACCCCAAAACTGGTCGTAAGAGCCAATGCTACAGAATAAACTACCAATCTATGGACCGCTCACTAACAAACGATGAAATTAACGTTTACCAAGAGAGGGTAAGAGATATTTTGAGTTCTACCTACGAAATAGAACTCCGTTAG